From Dromaius novaehollandiae isolate bDroNov1 chromosome 22, bDroNov1.hap1, whole genome shotgun sequence:
TGCACCCCAAGCAGGCGAGCCAGGCGAGGGTCCAGTTTGTACTGTGGTGGCTGCAGGGACACATGGGCCCATTAGGATTAAGGAAGTCTGGGACCCCTCCTGCAGGCACGGTGCCTCACACAGCCCTTGTTTCAGACATGGGGGTCCCTTTTGCCTGCAGGATGTGAGATCCCTGCCTGGAGCCCCTCTGTGCTCCTTTCCCACCCCACTCTGCATCTCTGCACCACAGCACACAACCCCACGGCACCCCGACAGCTGCAGACAAGGCTCTGCCCCAGCCCAGGCCTGGGTTTGCGCCCTCCTGTCCACCCCATCGAGATGAGCCGTGCTGGAGGAAGGACAGCAGGGCACAACCAGCACCCACGTGGCCCTGGGGCTCCCACCTGGTGATCCAGCATGAGCAGCAGCGTGCATTTCACGTTGACGTCGCCAGGACGCTTCACTTGGAAGCCATCAGTCTCCTGCGTTGTGGGCAGCCGGTGCCACTACGAGAGACCAGGGGGACAGCGCTCAGCTCCGGGACCACAAAATGCCGGAGACACCCGCTAACAGGCTCTGGGGTCTGCAGTCAGGAGCCAACAGAGCCGGTGTCTGGGCTCTGCAGAGGGGTCTACCAGATGCAGACAGCCTGGATCCCACCCCTTGCTCATGCAGGCAGTCCCCGGGAGTCCGACCCAGGCTTTGGCCACGAGCCCACCCGGGGAGCCCATGCGGCCCCGGTCCGACGGACACCTCTTGGTGCCCCCTCAGGGCCACGTCCTccctgccacctgcagcctcacTTGTCCCTTTGCTCATCCCCCGAGCATCCccgcccagctgcagccccaggcagGACGGGGTTAAGAGCCgagcagccgcggggcggggggaccaGCTTGCTGCAGTTGCTGCTGGGAGACATCCAGGTAAGGGGGGAGGGCCGGCCACGCTGGGCCTGGGCCGCTGGCCAGCGCCACGGAGGAAAACGCAGCCGTAAACTTGAGCCTGGAAAGCGCAGCAGCCCGGTCCCTGGGGAAGACCCAGCACCGCTCCTCTGCGCACACAGCACCACATCCCTGCCTGTCTCCACCCACAGCACCGTGCCAGCCTTGCTTGGTCCCCTCTCGCGCTGGGACACGAGCGCAAGAGCCAAGCACCCACAGGGCAAGCAGCAGCACCCATCGATCTCCCTTCGCCTGCTGGGGCCGAAGGCTCTCCTCATCCTGCCCTGGGTGCgcagccagccctgcagcacagctgaaAGCCTCCTGCAGCCCCCCTGGGGGCATCTTACCTCCACCAGATGGTTGTCCGGCCCATACAGCTCTTTGTCCAGCTCGATGACAAGGCTCTTGAAAAAGGAAGAGAACTTCCTCTTCTGCTTGCTTGGCTGCAAAACAGAGCGCGAGAGGCTTGGCCTGACACTGCCAGCCACGGAGGGCCCCAGCCCAGAGCGCTGCCTCCAGCACCTGGGGAGCTCAGAGGGCCCCATCAATCCTGGACAGGCTCTCACAAAACCAGCAGAGCCTCCCTGCCACAACCAGCCAGCAGCCTCTAGCCCCGATCCCTGCCCACATCCTTACATCCTCCAGCAATTTGCCCTCCACGCGTAGCTCCCAGGAGGCCACACGCTCACCACCCTCCCCTTCTTCTTTGGCCGGGGTGAAGGTATTAGAGATGTAAATCCTCAGCTTCCGCTTTTGCTgtggaacagaaaaacaaaaaggggaTGCTTGGAGTGAGGGGGTGGGCACTCAGAGCAGCACCCACCTTGCAGGGGCCCTcactttccccctccccacagctaCTAGCCCTCCCAACCAGCCGGGGCTGCCACACACCGTCAGCGGTTTCTTAATGGCCTCCTGAATCTCCATCCTCTTCCGAGCGATGGTTTGGTCCAGTTTGCGCTCAAAGGCGAGGAGGTCCATGTAAGCCTGGGATTCTGGGACCAGCTCCCGGATCTGTCAAATGGAGATGATCAGTCTCTCATGTGCTGAGATCACCACCTGCATCACCCCCAGGCAAAGCCAACAGCCCAAGGAGTAACCAAGCAGcataatttttcctttcaaacaaaGACTAAAGCTCTGCAAAGCTTTCcccaaaccagggagctgcactGTGGAGCACAGGTTGGAGCCTGCCATTGCATCCAGTAGTCTATCTAGGTTGTGAAGAGGGACCCAAAGGCCCCAGGAGAGAGGCTCAGGAGCTACCTGGGGTCTCCACTCCAAGGCACTGCTGATCCTTGTTTACCCAGAGTCCTGGTTGTCCAACTTGTGCACACTCTGAACCTCTCCTGCCACCCCAGGTCCCCCCGCAGAGGGCTGACTTCCAGGTCAGTTTGGGACCGAGCAGAAAAGCCTGGCAGGCAGGACGAAACCCAGTGAGACCCTGCTCAAACAGGGATCTCGTCTCTCCTGCTGCCCTGGGAAGGCAGCACAGATGCACCATCTTCTCCCAGCAGCTCAGTTCCTTCCCCACGCTGCTACCCAGCCTGTCAGCACCAAAGCAGCACTCACCCTCTGCGGTAGGACCTTGTCAGCCATCTTCCTCCTTTTCACCCTGCAAGAAGCATggagagagtggaaaaaaaacaaccaaacaagcCACTGAAGTCCTCTGCACATGGGACACTGTGGGCCTTGCTGTCTGCCAAGTGGGAAGCTGCTGCACGGCCCAGGTTCGGGCAGCAGCGGGTCTTGGGGGGCACCACCAAACCCTGCTTATATGCCAGGAGCCCGGCAGTACCTCTGGCTCCGTCCACGCCATGGATGGTGCCAGGCTCTAGGGAAGGGAGTCACACTGGCAATGCCAGCTGTGTGCCATGCAGATGTCTCAATCTGAGCCAGGCATTAAGGCTTTTGCTGCAGGGCACAGAGTGATTTGAGGGAACAAGTCCCCTTTCAGAGCTGCCCCACATGACAGGCGCTCTGGAGTTGCAGAAGGAGAACAAAGAACGGCCGTAAAAGCATCTAGAGCACAAGAGCTTGGGTCAGTGCtggaaagcaaataaagaaagGATTATAGCCCTGTGGGCAAGCCAAGACATATCTTTAGAAAGGAAGGTGTTGGACCTCTAGAGTATACCACCAGGGAAGGAAATCCAGTCCCCAGGCCCAATTCACTGCGTGGCTGCCACTTGCTGAAAGCGCAGCAGGACAGAAGCAAGCAGAAGAGGGTACAAGCCAAAGCTGCCACTTTAGGCAAGCTCCAGCTCTGATCTATTTGTAGTACAATACTCTCTTATTCCCATTCTGGAATTGGCCATCACATTCTCCCAAAGCTACAAACTAAAGCTCAAAAAACACCTCCAGTTCCAGGAGCTCATTAAGAAACCAAATAGCTGAAATACAGACTATCCTTGCCATAATGGGGCTAAAAACATCACAGGTGAGAGGTAATGGAGGGGGCTTCCACAGCCACTACAGAGCTGCAcgcttgctcagagccattttaGCTTCTTCCAAGCTTGTAGTACCCTGTCTGACCACAGCGCCTGGTCCCAACACCCTGGGCTCTCCTCTCTTCCTGGGTACCACAGAGTCCCTGCCTCCCACAGCTGCTCAAGCAGGAGCACGCATTGGTAGGCCAGGCCTAGCTAAGCATGGGGTCACTGTGCCTCTTTGAGCTCTTACACCACATGAGCTGGGCATCCCATTAAATGTTTCTGTCCTGTGTGGTTTGACCACCCCATTAAGAGCTGGCAGGTCCTGATCTCCTCAACGGGAATGAGGCAGCACAAGCCCTGCACCCGGCCGTGCAGCTCCACACTTGAGGCACGCCTGATCCCACACGGACCTGTGGCCTGCTCACAGGAACGGAGCTGCAGCCTTATCTGGCTGCTTATATCCTTATTTGGTGGTGAACTACCCCTTTTCCTTAATCCCCAATTTGCTCTGGAGCACCAAACGGATGTGCAGCCACTGCTTTCCCCCCAGGGGCACAGGCAGTAGCTCTCCAAGCACAGAGCTCGGCAAAGGGATCAGGAAGCCACTTTGCCCAAATTAGCAAAGTCAACAGACCCATCAGCAGCCAGCCCCATCGCACAGCCAGGGCAGGGAACAGGACCTGAATATCCACTAGGACCATGAGATCCTGCCCTGAGAAACAGCCTCAAGTCATCAAGAAGCCCTCTTGGAAACAGGAACAGACCAAAGGGCTTAGCAGAATTGTAAACAAGTGAGGAATTGCTGGCAGAGCCCCACAGCTCACGGAGACCAGCCCAAACGAACAGTCATACCGAGACCGCAGCTTCAGGGAGTGTCTCTGCAACCTGTCACCCTCAGGCCCCCCTGCAGCCTGTTGACACTGCCTGGGAGCAGAGACACACTCTGCACCTCCAGTTGCCTCCTGCAAGGGGAGGGAACCTGCTGCCGCCTACATCTGTGCTTGCCAGAGCCAGGATGCAGCACAACCCCTCGTGCGAAGGGGAAAGACCCCAACGAGCCCGTGCTGCAGCCTCTGGCAACTGCAAACACACGTGCCGGGGCTTTTCGGGTACTGGCGTGGAGATCAGAGAGCAGGGAAGCGGCTGGCCAAGTGATCTCTGTCCCCATCTCCACCCACCGCTATCGCGTCCCAGTGCCAGGCTTTGGCAGGCTTCCTACCTgccggtggggctggggggggctggtttGCAGGCAAGCTGTGCTCCCTGCCGCCCCTCTCACGGGCAGCTCTCCCCTGCACGGAcgggcagggaggcagaggaagcTGAGGGTGTCTGCGGTAGAAGTGCAAGTAGGAGGCAGCAGCCAGACCCAGCACATTAACCCCCCGCCACCCTGCTGCGGGTGCTCTGCCTGCCCCCAGCGCAGGAGGACCCCGACTCCTTACCCTCTCCTCTGGCTGGCCAGGGGCGGCTGCGACTGAGGAGCAAGCAGGCGCTTCCTGAAGGGATCCATCATGGACTGCGGCAGGCCGGGTCTCATCGGAGAGGCGGCTCCGTAGGGGGGAGCTCCCGGGGGTCCCACCTGCAGCCCTGCTATGGGCATCCGGCTTCCCGGTGGCATCCCGGGGCGCTAGCAGCGGGAGAGAGAAAACGCGCACGTTAAGCACTGCCCTGCCAGGGGGCTCGTCCCCGGCTGTAGCCCCTTTGCAAGGGATCACACCAGCGGTTGCTAGATCAGCACGGAGCAGGTGTCACACGGAGGAAATGCAGCTCCCCAGACCTTGCCGAGCCCTGCTGGcaccttttttcctccagaagaTTTCCAAGGACCCCATCCCCTAGCATTACTGCCGTATCCCTGTTCCCTGAGGCGCGGGtgaaaggcagaggaagggatGACTCagtgggagggaagaggaaaggacaCGAGGAGCCGTTGCTTGGTGAGCTGTGGCCTTCAGCACGCTCGAAAGGGCTACAGGAAAGCAGAACCGAGAAGAGCAGAAGCATCGACCACAGGGCCTCTACCCCCCCACCAACGGACGCGGAGGGAGGCCGCCGGCACAGGAGAAGCCCTGCCCACCAGCGCTCGCTTCCCCGGGAGCAGGACAAGATCTGTGCACGGGCCCCACACCATCGTTGTGCTCCTCCCCACGCAGTAAGAGACGCCAGACCCGGAGGGGCCCATCACCAGGGCCAACGTCTGCAAAGCCACCACCCTGGGGACACCGAGGGCTGCCAGGGCTAAGTGCTGCTGGCATGGGGTGCCAGCACCAGTGCGCATTGTGCGGTGGGTTCCTCTCCGGAAAATGCCACTGTTGGTAGATGTGACACATGGGGAGGGATCGGGATAAGCCCACTTCCTAAAAGCACTGTGCACGAGGCCAGCGCGCAGGAAGGAAGCTGAGCAGGACACAGCCCTCCTCGGGCACAGGAAACGGGGTCAGACCAGGCCTGATGGAGGCAAGAGCTCACCCCAGCTCTCCAGCAGTCCTTCCCCACCCAGGGGCCCAGAAAGGCACTCGCAAGGCCACAACCCGAAATGTAATGCCTTCTGCAAAGGGTGTCGAGCCAGGGAAGCATTCGGAGTCCCTCCGCATCCCCTGGAGCAGGGTGCTTTTGCAGGCTGGCACCTGCAAGTCTACACTGCTGCTGCTACCAGGTCTACGTTGCACACCGCCCTCGGGTGCTGGACAAACAGTCAAAGCACCCCGTGAATGACCACCCACCCCATGTGCTCCAGCACGCTTCAGCAGCGGTTTAAGCCAACTGCCTTCTGGGATCCTCTGATCCGGGTGCTCCCCACCGCCAAGGAGCTGGTGAGGCCGGGAAAGCCACCGAGCCAGCAGAACAACATTTCTCCGCTGCCACAGGCTCCTCGACATGCCAAGACAACCTTCGCTGCTCCCCTCCCGCCTTCGCTCCCTGCGGAGAAGCTGGGGCACGGCCGCTCTGCGGAGAAGATCGAACGAAGCTGCCTCGCTCTCCCAAAGCAGCGGGGAACCCAGCGAGGAGAGCTCGGCCGCGGGCCGACGAGTTTATTTGCATACGAGCATTAATCCCACGAGCATTAAACCCCGCTCGTGATGGGTGGGAGCTGGCAAACGCGTCCGGCTGGCAGCTGCCCTGAAAGCAGCCTgctccaggccagcagcagggcaacctccccgccgcgctgccctggCAGCGGGTCTCGGGAGGGCTGGGGTGCGAAATCGCCTCCGGCAGACCGGCCCCCGCAGCTTTTCCAGGCACAGGCAGCCAAAGGTGGGCTTATTGGACGGCAGCCGGAGCTAAAACCCACTCACCTCCTCTCCGGTAGAGCAGAAGAACCAGTAAAGGCAAACAGACTGGCGGGGTGGACTGTGTACGAGTTGCTGGGCAACAAGGGAAAGGTTCTCTCGCTGGCTAACAAAGCCCGGGTATCTCAGGAAACGCCAACTTCAACGGCAGAGCCTGCAAACGTCCCAACCTCTCCATCCGAAAGCAGATCGCAGCTGGAAAGTGGAGCACCAACGGGCCAGGAAGTGCCGGAATTAGGGCTGCATGTGGAAGTTCAAAAATACGCACGCAGAGCAGGCGGACGGGACCGCTTACACGACCACATGTTGTTTTCACCTTTGCTCGGTGTTGCTCTGAAGCAGCACCTTCAGATCCTCGGCTCGCTAATCTGCCTCGGGACGGGGCGAGCGCTGGCACGGCGATCGCCCCTCGCGACGCAGCAGCGAGGGTGAAGGAAGCTGGAGGCGGCCATCTGCTTCTGCTGCGCGTCCCCAGTGTCCATAAAACACCTCACCTGGCAGAGCCCTTTCCCCGTCCGGCACATGTGCAAGACTTTAGCATCACCCCCTCCCACTGCCTGCCAAGggcagaaaagcagagagctccaaggcaagagcttatTTTCTCCCTAACAGCCCCCAgatgtttctctctttttgatCAGCCACATTTGTGCAACGCCCCGTGACAAGCAGGACTGCACAAGCATTGCCAAGGGCTGACCGCGGCCAGTATCACCTCTTCTGCCAAGATCGCAAGGCAAGAACCCAGTTCCTCAGGGTTTGTCTGTTGTCAAGACACCCTCAAAGGCAGACCTATCGGGAGAGGCAGCCCTGAGATCTGCACCGTCGCGACACAAAAACAAAGCGGCAGCGGGATGAACGCTGTGTCGAGCCAGCGCAGCAGCGGGAGGACTGTGCTCCAGCAGCCACGCTAACGGCCTCAGCCCGCGAGGGCTTCTGGAGAACAGATAAGCCCTGAGAACAGGCTGTGAAGCTTTTAATtagcaaagcaaaaaaatatgGGAAAGCCCAAGAAAAGCTGCATAAGGCCACAGCTGCACTTGGTCGCTTTGCAGTGCCCTACAGCTCTGCATCCCAGGGAGCCCCCGAGGAGACAAGCTGCTTTCTAGGAAACACCTGCCCCCCGGGAGTTTCTCAAATGCTGCCAGCACTTGCAGGAGACTAAAGAGCAGCGTCACGGGGAAACCGGTCTGAGGCCACGCGTGCTCTCGACCTCTAACTCGAGGGAGGCTGCTTGCAACCCCCCTACCCGAGCACGTGGATGGGGGATGCTGTCTGCAGCCATCTGGGCCACATCACTTGGCTTTTGCTGGGGCGATTACCAGCTCCTAACCCCCAGCCCCTACAGTTCTCATCGCTCTAAAAACCAGGCCCTGAGAGTCCCTCCTAGCTTGCTGTGCTGCTTCATTGGTCGGATTTCTGAATCTCTCCCCGAAATGAGAGATTTTGAGGCCATCTGAAGTCAATTCAGAAGGTCTTTGAAAGCTCACAAGTGACAACCTCTTGTTCAAAGTCTTCTGCGAGTCCATCTGGCCATAAGATTTATTTGCTTCCAAAAAGAGACCTTCTGTCGGTGGGAGAAATATCAGCACAGGGATGAATGCGTCTTTTATGCTTGGTTTTAACATAACTTGCACAAATGACTGAGAATCATCAGCCATGGTTAAGCTGTTTGGATGGAGAGCTACAGCCCATCAAGGACACGCATTTGATCCTTTTGATgagtaaaaaaggaaaggcagaatCCTCCGTGTAGATTTTCTCTGTTTATCCTCAAGATTTGGAAAGAGCTAATGGAGAAGTCGCGCAGCAAAGCAGGGCAGCTTTTGCATTAGGTTCAGCCAGCAACCACATCCCTGTCTGGGGCTGATAACTGACCACCAGCCACCTCACCCTCTGCCTGAAGGTTGCAAGCTCCCGACACCGAGCTCAAACAGTGCAGCCCTAAATCTCTGGCTAAGCCACTAAGCAGCATTACAGCCCAGCGGGGTGAAGCATGCCTCCAGCACCCTTCGGAAGCCCTGGAAAGAGCAAGATGCAAGAGGCTTAAATTCAGGAAATTTTATTAAACCAGTTCAAACCAAGATGACCTTCCTCAGATTCTTCCTGGCTAATAAAATAACGCTCCTTGGGCTCAGCCGGGGTACTCCTTCCACCCGTTCCCCTCCAGCAGCGCGGCTGTCCGAGCCCTTCCAGACGCTGCCTCGgcctccctctctgccccacCGCCTCGACCCCCTCGTGCTGCTCCTGCCAGTGGGGCGAACAAAGGGCAAATCTCGCAAGCTCTGTTCCAAGGAACAAGCTGGATCCTGTCCAGACTTCCCCGCAGAGAACGAGGAGAGCCATTTGGAAACGGGACAGAAAGCAGCTTGTTTCTGTTCCCTGCCAAAGCTGAAAGAACGAATAGGGCTGGCTGCAGTTTAGTGGTTCATCCCAGGTCAATGCACAGGCCTTTTGCATTTGGGGAGCTCTGTTTAGAGTCAGCCTCAATTGGATCTAATGCGAGTTTGGAAAGCTTCGTGATGGACATTTGCTCGCATGACAGAAGCCTGCACACTTGCCAAAAGCCCCTTCTTAAGGAAGGGCAGGCCAGAGATCAGATGCTGGTAGCAAcagggacaaaaaagaaaaaagaaagaggaaaacaaagggGGGAGCAAGAAATCAAAGGATGGATCTGCAAGAAGAAGCCTGGCTAGAGAGCGAAGAACAGCAATTCAGAAAGCAACTCAAGAGGCAGTCTTCATCTCTGTTCCAAGACCACAGCTCCTTCCTGCAGCTCCCCAACGACGGGAAAGGCTCTTCCCAGGCACAGTGCAAAGACGAGGACCATCTGCATCGGAAACAAAAGCTCATCCCGCCGTGCCTCTGCCCTAGCTCCTCACAAGGAACACGAGCAGAGTTTGTGTCCCTGAGGGTCACGGTGTGAAGGATGCACGCTTGCAAGAGGGCTGAAGCACAGCTAAGCTGCTGCCCCAGAGCTCCAATCCTGCTCTGTAGCATTTGCAGCACGGATCCGAGCACAGCCCTTGCTCTGCCCCATATTTCTGTATTGGGGAGGCTGCAGTTACGGCAGCTTCCTGCAAACTCCCCAAACCGAGCCTTGAGAAGGGCTCATAAAAAAAACTGAATGGGGTTTTCCTGACACACATCCCATTTTGTTCTGTCCAGAAAGGCGTGATCAAACTTTGTACATACTAACATTTAAGGAGTGAAAGCCCACATGCATCCTCGCCGGAGGCTTTGGAAGCGAAGCCTGGACAGGCGCCAGATGAAGGCTCTTCCTGCAAGTCCCTTCAGAAACCCCGCAAGCCCGAGCAGCGGCACCTCCCATTACGACACACAGACCCTGTTCAAACAGGGTTTTAGCTCGACTCCAGGCTGATCTCAAGGAAAGCTGGACTATCCGAAGCCACCCGCTCAACCCGGCATGCCACACGGCTCGGACAAACCAAGCGCCCAGAGCACACGCCTGAAACCGCGCTTCCCCTCCGCTCCTCAGCTCTTATCTGTGAGCAAATCCACCTTGGGAGGATGCCAGAAGCGCCTGGGTTAGTGCTGACGACGCAGACCGAGGTCTTCAGCCGGAAGGTACTATTGTTATTGAGATGCTGCCGTGTGCTGCAAGCCCTTGCACAGCACCTTGCTCCCAGCAGGCCCGGAGCTGCACGCGGGCTGCTGCAGGAACGTGACTTGTTATGCTTGGAGGATCAGCAGTATTTTGATACAGAAGTAGCTTCAGAAGTCGGATTACTTCTCAACTCAAAACTGAGCACAAGGAAGCAGTAAATTAAAAGGAGAAGGGCAAAGAAACTGAGCAGGTTTAAGACCCGCGCTGGCAGCGTATCAAGCACCAGCTGATACTTGGGTCTAGACAAACCTGCCTGTCTGTGGCTTCACATCTGAAGCCACAGATGTTACAGGGCAGAGCTTCTGGCTGCCTCAACACGagctgaagcagcagcacagtgaTGCTTGTGCCACGGCCGAAGCAACAGTTTTGCTGCCCTCTGCTACAGAGAGGCCTCACAGAGCAAACGGGAGACACAGTACAAGCGCAGTGGGTTTATGCACCACAACGCTCAAGGTCAGCAGAGGAAAGGCCATTTCTAGTCAGGTTTTCTCAGCAGCTTCCACACCACAAGGGCTTGGCAAGCTTACAAAACTGATGCTCTGGTTCGAGTCTGGGACTTCCACCTAGCACTGACGTGCTGCTGTGCCGTGATAACCTGCTCTCCCTGAAAAACACCACAGACAAGGACAGGGACAGCTTTTTGGGACGTCCTGCTGGCAGGAGGCAAGACAGGGAGCAGGAGccaaaaaacaaaagagcaagtCTGAGGAGAGAAGAAGGCATCcggcaggagaaaggaaaggtcACTGGAATCAAACCCTAGCAGGGGTGGTAGAGCAAGCAGGAACAAGGGTGTCACTTGAGAGAGAAGCTCTGGTGGCCTCAGTAACACAGCCTGGAGGTATGGCTAGGAACACATGGCAAGATCAGAATTACGTCCCCAGCACAGGACACTGCGTTTGGCACTGCGGCAGTGCTGAGCTGTCGAGGGAACAGCCTTGTTCGACTCCCAGTAAGGGAGGGAAATCAGGAGAGAGCTCCTGAGAAGATCCTGAGAGCGGAGGTCTTCAGTGGCAAGATCTGGAGGTGTTTCCTACCCAGCAGAACTTCACTGTCAC
This genomic window contains:
- the SMARCD2 gene encoding SWI/SNF-related matrix-associated actin-dependent regulator of chromatin subfamily D member 2 isoform X2, whose protein sequence is MPPGSRMPIAGLQVGPPGAPPYGAASPMRPGLPQSMMDPFRKRLLAPQSQPPLASQRRGVKRRKMADKVLPQRIRELVPESQAYMDLLAFERKLDQTIARKRMEIQEAIKKPLTQKRKLRIYISNTFTPAKEEGEGGERVASWELRVEGKLLEDPSKQKRKFSSFFKSLVIELDKELYGPDNHLVEWHRLPTTQETDGFQVKRPGDVNVKCTLLLMLDHQPPQYKLDPRLARLLGVHTQTRASIMQALWLYIKHNKLQDSHEKEYINCNRYFRQIFNCVRMRFSEIPMKLAGLLQHPDPIIINHTISVDPNDQKKTACYDIDVEVDDPLKAQMSNFLASTTNQQEIASLDAKIHETIESINQLKTQRDFMLSFSNNPQDFIQEWIKSQRRDLKIITDVIGNPEEERRAEFYQQPWAQEAVGRHIFAKVQQRRQELEQVLGIRLT